From the Fusobacterium varium genome, one window contains:
- the pgeF gene encoding peptidoglycan editing factor PgeF, which produces MYIEGNNYFRIKELEDLGVGAIYTLKSYGDVRKLPKEKFIEDFQFGDRKIVAGYQTHTKNIEIISKDSNIFYFENTDGFITDRRDIVIYTKYADCLPVYIYDAKNKVVSLVHSGWKGTYEEIALESIKLMEQNFNSKREDIIVAFGIGISQKNYEVGEEFLQQFSEKFSEDLIEGSFLRKDGKIYFDNQKFNFLNLKKNGILEKNIIVNDYCTYEDERFHSFRREKESSGRAGGFIYFK; this is translated from the coding sequence ATGTATATAGAAGGAAATAACTATTTCAGAATAAAAGAGTTGGAAGATTTAGGAGTAGGAGCAATCTATACTTTAAAAAGTTATGGTGATGTGAGAAAACTTCCTAAGGAAAAATTTATTGAAGATTTTCAATTTGGAGATAGAAAGATAGTTGCTGGATATCAAACTCACACTAAAAATATTGAGATAATATCTAAAGATAGCAATATATTTTATTTTGAAAATACAGATGGATTTATAACAGATAGAAGAGATATAGTGATTTATACAAAATATGCTGATTGTCTTCCAGTATATATTTATGATGCTAAAAATAAAGTTGTCTCACTTGTTCATTCTGGTTGGAAAGGGACATATGAGGAGATAGCTTTAGAATCTATAAAATTGATGGAACAAAATTTTAATAGTAAGAGAGAAGATATAATAGTAGCTTTTGGAATTGGAATATCTCAAAAAAATTATGAAGTAGGAGAAGAATTTTTACAACAGTTTTCAGAAAAATTTTCTGAAGATTTAATAGAGGGAAGTTTTTTAAGAAAAGATGGAAAAATATATTTTGATAATCAGAAATTTAATTTTTTAAATCTAAAGAAAAATGGAATTTTAGAAAAAAATATAATAGTTAATGATTATTGTACTTATGAAGATGAAAGATTTCATTCTTTTAGAAGGGAAAAAGAGAGTTCTGGAAGAGCTGGTGGATTTATATATTTTAAATAA
- the aroF gene encoding 3-deoxy-7-phosphoheptulonate synthase: MYIKTKKSIGEVEKNRILEFLKNNKLGSLIIEDEETLKIGVLGDRSKVDMDRLLSFHGVDELVVIGKSYKFVSREFQKQDTVIDIKGRKIGGGNFMLMAGPCAIENRESVFQIAEQVKKSGAQILRGGAFKPRTSPYDFQGLGEEGLKYMREAADKYDLLVVTEVMDSMDIPLISKYADILQVGARNMQNFSLLKMLGSCGKPVLLKRGLSATIRDFLMAAEYLMAYGNREIILCERGIRTFETMTRNTVDINAIPLIKEKSHLPIIIDASHGTGRRSLVEPVTLAGVIAGADGAMVEVHENPECAVSDGVQSLDFKGFKKLTENLEEVLQLKKRLK, translated from the coding sequence ATGTACATAAAAACAAAAAAGAGTATAGGAGAAGTAGAAAAAAATAGGATATTAGAGTTTTTAAAAAATAACAAATTAGGAAGTCTGATTATTGAAGATGAAGAAACTCTAAAAATAGGTGTATTAGGTGATAGAAGTAAAGTTGATATGGATAGACTTCTATCTTTTCATGGAGTAGATGAACTTGTAGTTATAGGAAAAAGCTACAAATTTGTAAGTAGAGAGTTTCAAAAACAAGATACAGTTATAGATATTAAAGGTAGAAAAATAGGTGGAGGAAACTTCATGCTTATGGCTGGACCTTGTGCTATTGAAAATAGAGAATCTGTATTTCAAATAGCTGAACAGGTAAAAAAATCTGGAGCTCAAATATTGAGAGGTGGAGCTTTTAAACCAAGAACATCTCCATATGATTTCCAAGGGTTAGGAGAAGAGGGGCTAAAATATATGAGAGAAGCTGCTGATAAGTATGATCTACTTGTAGTAACAGAAGTTATGGATAGTATGGATATTCCTCTTATCTCAAAATATGCTGATATTCTTCAAGTTGGAGCTAGAAATATGCAAAACTTTAGCTTGTTGAAGATGTTAGGAAGTTGTGGGAAACCTGTACTTTTAAAAAGAGGTTTAAGTGCAACAATAAGAGATTTTTTAATGGCAGCAGAATATCTTATGGCATATGGAAATAGAGAGATAATCTTGTGTGAAAGAGGGATTAGAACTTTTGAAACAATGACTAGAAATACAGTTGATATTAATGCTATTCCATTGATTAAGGAGAAAAGTCACCTACCTATAATAATAGATGCAAGTCATGGAACAGGAAGAAGATCTTTAGTTGAGCCTGTAACACTAGCAGGAGTTATAGCAGGAGCAGATGGGGCAATGGTAGAGGTACATGAAAATCCTGAATGTGCAGTATCTGATGGGGTACAATCTTTAGATTTTAAAGGGTTTAAAAAATTAACTGAGAATTTAGAAGAAGTTTTACAATTAAAAAAGAGACTGAAGTAG
- a CDS encoding Smr/MutS family protein: MYNEIDLHYMNFDDALRVFITKYNALYKRGERKEIKVIHGYGSKILDGEAVIRTKLRAYFSRNKDCVKVRLDLNEGVTYVTPLKNLPLPKKKNKKK, encoded by the coding sequence ATGTATAATGAAATAGATTTGCATTATATGAATTTTGATGATGCTTTAAGGGTTTTTATTACAAAATATAATGCTTTGTATAAAAGGGGAGAGAGAAAAGAGATAAAAGTTATACATGGTTACGGCTCAAAAATTTTAGATGGGGAAGCAGTAATTAGAACTAAATTGAGAGCATATTTTTCAAGAAATAAAGATTGTGTAAAAGTTAGATTAGATTTGAATGAAGGTGTTACATATGTAACACCTTTAAAAAATCTTCCTCTCCCTAAAAAGAAAAACAAGAAGAAATAA
- a CDS encoding glutathione peroxidase gives MELYNIKVKNIDGSEQNLEEYRGKVLLIVNTATRCGLSSQYEGLEKLYEKYKDKGFEILNFPSNQFLKQAPEPNEEIAKICQLKYGTTFKTFAKIDVNGKDAAPLYVYLKEKGKEEIENRESLSFKDRIAKLGNSILGSEIKWNFTKFLIDREGNVVRRFAPTVTPEDLEAELEKEILR, from the coding sequence ATGGAACTTTATAATATAAAAGTTAAAAATATTGATGGAAGTGAACAAAATTTAGAGGAGTATAGAGGAAAAGTTCTTCTTATTGTAAATACTGCTACAAGATGTGGGCTTAGTTCACAGTATGAAGGATTGGAAAAACTATATGAAAAATATAAAGATAAAGGTTTTGAGATTTTAAATTTTCCAAGTAATCAATTTTTAAAACAAGCTCCTGAACCTAATGAGGAGATAGCAAAAATATGCCAGTTAAAATATGGAACTACTTTTAAAACTTTTGCTAAAATAGACGTAAATGGAAAAGATGCAGCTCCATTGTATGTTTATTTAAAGGAGAAGGGAAAAGAGGAGATAGAAAATAGAGAGTCACTATCTTTTAAAGATAGAATTGCAAAGTTAGGAAATTCAATTTTAGGTAGTGAGATTAAATGGAATTTTACAAAGTTTCTTATAGATAGAGAGGGAAATGTAGTGAGAAGATTTGCTCCTACTGTAACTCCTGAAGATTTAGAAGCAGAGCTTGAAAAAGAGATATTAAGATAG